From the Acidicapsa ligni genome, one window contains:
- a CDS encoding Ig-like domain-containing protein, which yields MARAGIALAPGLIMGLIVLPVGFAAIGGSVAAAQTAAAQTGSRTSLTVETSQVAGHTVATFTATVLGEDNAPATGAVTLMDQGKPVSGAALNSEGKTVLKLDSLTPGEHTLTAAYNGDNLHAASESENVVVHPEATAPAPDFSLGINPATLSLTAGASGTVIATVAPVTGTGFTGFISLSCSGLPAYTACTFSPANLQITSKTPSLTSSMSLQTTGNGGTLAQNRSTASPLVLAVMLPGVLGLGLLGRKRKLLGRVALLALIGVISILGTTACSARYDYLNHGPQTLGTGPGTFTITVTAQTSDGVNATEHSQTLALTVK from the coding sequence ATGGCGCGAGCAGGAATAGCGTTGGCGCCGGGCTTAATAATGGGCCTGATCGTATTGCCCGTCGGGTTTGCCGCAATAGGCGGATCAGTTGCAGCCGCTCAAACGGCAGCAGCCCAAACCGGTAGCCGTACCTCGCTGACCGTAGAGACGAGTCAAGTCGCAGGACATACCGTTGCGACCTTTACTGCAACTGTCCTCGGTGAGGACAATGCCCCGGCCACTGGCGCGGTAACGTTGATGGATCAGGGTAAGCCCGTTTCTGGCGCGGCCCTTAATTCCGAAGGCAAAACCGTACTTAAGCTGGACTCACTGACCCCCGGCGAGCACACTCTGACCGCAGCCTATAACGGCGACAACCTGCACGCTGCGTCCGAGTCAGAAAATGTGGTTGTGCATCCAGAAGCCACCGCTCCTGCGCCGGACTTTTCGTTGGGCATCAACCCAGCGACACTGTCTCTGACCGCCGGCGCATCCGGTACCGTGATAGCCACAGTTGCCCCGGTCACAGGCACTGGATTCACCGGATTCATCAGCCTCTCCTGCTCAGGACTGCCGGCCTATACGGCTTGCACCTTTAGCCCGGCAAATCTGCAGATTACTTCCAAGACTCCATCGCTTACCTCAAGCATGAGCCTGCAGACCACCGGAAATGGCGGTACGCTTGCACAAAATCGCAGCACGGCAAGCCCCCTGGTTTTAGCTGTCATGCTGCCGGGAGTTCTCGGACTTGGCCTGCTCGGCCGCAAGCGCAAGCTGTTGGGACGCGTAGCGCTTCTGGCGCTGATTGGCGTAATCAGCATACTCGGCACAACAGCCTGCTCCGCACGTTATGACTACCTGAATCACGGGCCGCAGACTCTCGGAACAGGCCCCGGCACATTCACTATTACCGTTACGGCACAAACCAGCGACGGTGTGAACGCAACCGAACATTCCCAGACTCTGGCTCTGACCGTCAAGTAG
- a CDS encoding CocE/NonD family hydrolase → MPIAPKLSGFMFRCLTLTLLVAYAFTLPLMSQQTDTPQESYVKAHYTKYEYRIPMRDGKRLFTAVYVPKDASETHPFLMNRTPYSVGPYGEDQYPARLGPSDEFEKSGYIFVYQDVRGRWMSEGEFIEMRPHIDVKKSPQDVDDASDTYDTIEFLLKHVPNNNGKAGIWGISYPGFYTSASIIDSHPALVAASPQAPMTDLFKGDDSYHGGAFMLSANFGFYVYFMPQKEPQMPAPSVGFDFGTPDSYRFYLNAGNLNDLDQTYLKGGNWLYSDQAKHTTYDSYWKERDLSQHMKNVKCAVLVVGGWYDAEDLSGPYKTFYAINKFNPETQTTLVEGPWVHGGWSRGDGDHLGDIQFNSKTAEHFRTDVQFPFFEHYLKGKGETQPKAVVFETGTNVWRSFPSWPPQAATAKTLYFHANGKLSFDPPTEANSVDEYTSDPAHPVPFVGYTTDDVPQRYMVDDQRFASYRPDVLVYESDVLQEDVTIAGPISPKLKVASSGTDSDFDVKLIDVYPDNAPDAAGGGRTNKRVLDAPPIRMGSYQELLRGEPMRAKFRNSWEKPEPLTPGKMTDVDFTMPDLFHTFRAGHRIMVQVQSSWFPLTDRNPQTFTDIPSAKPEQFVKATEQIFHQKDAASGVEVLVLPKP, encoded by the coding sequence ATGCCAATTGCACCAAAGCTCTCTGGTTTTATGTTTCGCTGCCTTACTCTCACGTTGCTGGTTGCGTACGCATTCACTCTGCCGTTGATGAGCCAACAGACCGATACTCCGCAGGAAAGCTACGTCAAGGCGCACTACACCAAGTATGAATACCGAATTCCAATGCGAGATGGAAAGCGGTTGTTCACTGCCGTCTATGTGCCGAAAGATGCCAGTGAGACTCATCCTTTCCTGATGAATCGCACGCCTTACAGCGTTGGCCCATACGGGGAAGATCAGTATCCTGCGCGTCTAGGGCCTTCGGACGAGTTCGAGAAGTCGGGCTACATCTTTGTCTATCAGGATGTGCGCGGCCGCTGGATGAGTGAGGGCGAGTTTATCGAGATGCGTCCGCACATCGATGTGAAGAAGTCGCCACAGGATGTGGACGATGCGAGCGACACGTATGACACGATCGAGTTTCTGCTCAAGCATGTGCCGAACAACAATGGCAAAGCGGGCATCTGGGGCATTTCCTATCCGGGCTTCTACACCTCGGCGAGCATTATCGATTCCCATCCGGCGCTGGTAGCTGCGAGCCCCCAGGCTCCGATGACGGACTTATTCAAAGGGGATGACAGTTATCATGGCGGCGCATTCATGTTATCGGCGAATTTTGGCTTCTATGTGTATTTCATGCCTCAGAAGGAGCCGCAAATGCCCGCGCCCAGCGTCGGATTCGACTTTGGAACGCCCGATAGTTATCGCTTCTATCTGAATGCGGGCAACCTCAACGACCTCGATCAGACTTATCTCAAGGGTGGTAACTGGCTTTACAGCGATCAGGCCAAACACACCACTTACGACAGCTACTGGAAAGAGCGCGACCTTTCGCAGCACATGAAGAACGTGAAGTGCGCAGTGCTGGTGGTGGGCGGCTGGTATGACGCGGAAGATCTGTCAGGGCCGTACAAGACTTTCTACGCGATCAACAAGTTCAATCCAGAGACGCAGACGACGTTGGTTGAGGGGCCGTGGGTGCATGGTGGCTGGTCGCGTGGTGATGGAGATCATCTGGGCGATATCCAGTTCAATTCGAAGACGGCAGAGCATTTCCGCACGGATGTACAGTTCCCATTCTTTGAGCATTACCTCAAGGGCAAGGGCGAGACGCAGCCCAAGGCGGTGGTCTTTGAGACGGGTACGAATGTGTGGCGCAGTTTTCCAAGCTGGCCTCCGCAGGCTGCTACGGCGAAGACGCTTTACTTCCACGCGAATGGCAAGCTGAGCTTTGACCCGCCAACGGAAGCGAATAGCGTGGATGAGTACACGAGTGATCCGGCGCATCCAGTTCCCTTCGTTGGTTACACCACCGATGATGTGCCGCAGCGCTACATGGTGGACGATCAGCGGTTCGCGAGTTATCGCCCAGATGTGCTGGTCTACGAGTCGGATGTGCTGCAGGAAGACGTTACGATCGCGGGGCCGATTTCGCCGAAGCTGAAGGTTGCCAGCAGCGGAACCGATTCCGACTTTGATGTGAAGCTGATTGATGTATATCCGGACAATGCGCCCGATGCTGCAGGGGGTGGCCGCACCAACAAGCGTGTGCTGGATGCGCCGCCGATCCGCATGGGCAGCTACCAGGAGCTACTGCGCGGCGAGCCGATGCGGGCAAAGTTTCGCAATAGCTGGGAGAAGCCGGAACCGCTGACTCCAGGCAAGATGACGGATGTGGATTTCACCATGCCCGATCTCTTCCACACCTTCCGCGCCGGCCACCGCATCATGGTGCAGGTGCAGTCGAGCTGGTTTCCGCTGACGGATCGCAATCCGCAGACGTTCACCGATATTCCCAGCGCCAAGCCGGAGCAGTTTGTGAAGGCAACCGAGCAGATCTTTCACCAGAAGGATGCTGCATCGGGAGTAGAAGTGCTGGTGCTGCCGAAGCCGTAG
- a CDS encoding serine/threonine-protein kinase has product MSLESDNWDLLQKLFHLAEQTPVEDRKRVLAEACPDAELCRKALEIVDAGDVVYEDKSHVEPPILTGKIGPYTLGRLLGTGGIGSVYLVERVVNGTRLRSALKVLGPHAAGPSFVDRFLREQKILASLEHPNITRMLDAGVTESGQPYLVMEYVEGELLDVYCDAHRLNVSERLRLFLHVCDAVAYAHRNLVVHLDLKPSNILVTGDGTVKLLDFGTSKLMQQNSLLTSTILATPAYASPEQLRNNPLTTASDIYSLGVILFELLSGRRPGGRASMAVMLERAILEQEPERLSKALTEHAAEVRGVPEAQLRQLVKGDLETIVAKCLSPRPEDRYASLDFLAEDIQRYLNGWPVLARPQTTLYLVSKFVRRKRKVVLAALLVLLALVASLAYAGWRQEQAVLEGQRAERMQTFLYRLLYMANSNYTGKPTFTVQDFLELGVKLLPNYIKDPTDLRKAQMSLAESMYENNDLEAAQKAFAPVIASAKAAKDYDTEAESEATAGDTAYLLGETALGLQLTTHALDISRHQGVSPSVRVWSKVYYATNRERLGFRTDENLEMLQSAAKEAQGHNVLPPHETADVLYALGWDLKMRERFAESEGVFNQTLHIYLQDAEAKCDQSAVYGELAAVKDRGGDPQASLPLYQRAYDGLKACEGADSRGALEQQDRMAGALIRVGRAKDGLSMIESAMPGWRKIAGASPDLAEPLDVLSLAYLAMGRFPEAEKSAKELFEVQDGKVSAADRRLGTAQLLWARALVAEHRYPEALPHAEYAARLLTHGVSGEAKRMDSQAVQVLGGIQAKVSQP; this is encoded by the coding sequence ATGAGCCTGGAGTCAGATAACTGGGATTTGCTGCAGAAGCTCTTTCACCTGGCGGAGCAAACGCCGGTAGAAGATCGAAAGCGAGTGCTGGCCGAGGCTTGTCCCGATGCGGAGTTGTGCCGCAAGGCCCTGGAGATTGTCGACGCCGGCGATGTTGTTTATGAAGATAAATCGCACGTTGAGCCGCCTATTCTGACAGGAAAGATTGGGCCGTACACGTTGGGGCGGCTGCTTGGAACGGGCGGCATCGGCTCTGTTTACCTGGTCGAGCGCGTGGTTAACGGTACGCGGTTGCGATCTGCATTGAAGGTGCTGGGGCCTCACGCTGCGGGGCCGTCTTTTGTCGATCGGTTTTTGCGCGAACAAAAAATCCTGGCATCGCTGGAACATCCGAATATTACTCGCATGTTGGATGCCGGAGTGACAGAGAGCGGTCAGCCTTACCTGGTTATGGAGTATGTGGAAGGCGAGTTGCTGGATGTGTATTGCGATGCGCATCGGTTGAATGTTTCGGAGCGGTTGAGGCTCTTTCTGCACGTATGCGATGCCGTAGCGTATGCTCACCGCAACCTGGTGGTGCATCTCGATCTCAAGCCTTCCAATATTCTGGTCACCGGGGATGGCACGGTTAAGCTGCTGGACTTTGGCACTTCGAAGTTAATGCAGCAGAATAGCTTGTTAACGAGCACTATCCTGGCGACGCCTGCTTACGCCAGTCCGGAGCAGTTACGCAACAATCCGCTGACTACGGCCAGCGATATCTATTCGCTCGGCGTGATCTTGTTTGAGTTGCTGTCGGGGCGCAGGCCGGGCGGCAGAGCTTCGATGGCGGTGATGCTGGAGCGAGCCATTCTGGAGCAGGAGCCCGAGCGTCTGTCGAAAGCCCTGACGGAGCACGCGGCTGAAGTACGTGGTGTTCCTGAGGCGCAGTTGCGCCAATTAGTGAAGGGCGACCTGGAGACGATAGTTGCGAAGTGCCTGAGTCCTCGTCCTGAGGATCGCTATGCGTCGCTTGATTTTCTTGCCGAGGACATTCAGCGATATCTCAATGGCTGGCCGGTGTTGGCTCGCCCTCAGACGACGCTGTATCTTGTGAGCAAATTTGTGCGTCGAAAGCGAAAGGTTGTGCTTGCCGCTCTGCTTGTATTACTGGCGCTGGTGGCCAGCCTGGCGTATGCGGGCTGGCGTCAGGAGCAGGCAGTGCTTGAGGGGCAGCGAGCGGAGCGCATGCAGACGTTTTTGTATCGGCTGCTCTATATGGCGAACTCCAATTACACGGGCAAGCCGACGTTTACTGTGCAGGATTTTCTGGAGCTGGGCGTGAAGCTGTTGCCCAACTACATCAAAGATCCAACCGATCTGCGTAAGGCACAGATGAGTCTGGCTGAGTCCATGTATGAGAACAACGATTTGGAGGCCGCGCAAAAAGCATTTGCGCCGGTAATCGCAAGCGCTAAAGCGGCGAAGGACTACGACACAGAAGCCGAGTCCGAAGCAACGGCGGGAGATACTGCTTACCTGCTGGGAGAAACGGCGCTTGGGTTGCAACTGACCACGCATGCACTGGATATATCGCGTCATCAGGGTGTTTCGCCGTCAGTGCGGGTGTGGAGCAAGGTCTATTACGCGACGAATCGCGAGCGGTTAGGTTTTCGCACAGACGAGAATCTGGAGATGTTGCAATCTGCAGCGAAGGAAGCCCAGGGGCATAATGTTTTGCCGCCGCATGAGACTGCGGATGTTCTCTATGCATTGGGGTGGGACCTCAAGATGCGAGAACGTTTTGCGGAATCTGAAGGGGTGTTCAACCAGACACTGCATATCTATTTGCAGGATGCAGAGGCAAAGTGCGATCAGTCGGCTGTGTATGGCGAGCTGGCGGCGGTGAAAGATCGTGGTGGCGATCCGCAGGCAAGTTTGCCGCTCTATCAACGGGCCTACGACGGGCTGAAGGCATGTGAAGGCGCCGATAGCCGAGGAGCGCTGGAGCAGCAGGATCGCATGGCCGGTGCGTTGATCAGGGTTGGCCGCGCGAAGGATGGGTTGTCGATGATTGAGAGCGCAATGCCTGGGTGGAGAAAGATTGCCGGGGCGAGTCCCGATCTGGCTGAGCCGCTCGATGTGCTTTCTCTTGCGTATCTCGCGATGGGGCGTTTCCCTGAGGCGGAGAAGTCGGCAAAAGAATTATTCGAGGTGCAGGACGGGAAAGTCTCGGCTGCGGATCGACGTCTCGGAACTGCGCAACTGCTGTGGGCGCGAGCGCTTGTGGCGGAGCATCGTTATCCTGAGGCGCTTCCTCATGCGGAGTATGCGGCGAGGCTGCTTACGCATGGTGTTTCTGGAGAGGCGAAGCGGATGGACAGCCAGGCTGTGCAGGTACTTGGGGGAATTCAAGCTAAAGTCAGCCAGCCGTGA
- a CDS encoding DUF2461 domain-containing protein produces MKTPSAPTTYLRKEGLAFLRALVRANKKDPVEARDWFNTNKAVFQSELKEPMLAIIRQVTDAMLDFAPEHVRPAEKSLFRIYRDTRFANDKRPYKDHVAAWWTHTGLDKTSGAGYYFHIAAKEVTIAAGVYMPEKEQLAAVRHWLLDHHAEFRGLLNKPAVRKAFREFEGSALTRPPKGFPADHPAIDLIQCRQWGLAATLPVEAALSPKFTAELVRHFRLAAPMVAALNAPIAASVEPRKPVFFALSDRPKTAKTR; encoded by the coding sequence GTGAAAACCCCTTCAGCCCCAACCACCTACCTTCGCAAAGAAGGCCTGGCGTTTCTGCGTGCGCTGGTTCGTGCTAATAAGAAAGATCCAGTCGAGGCGCGAGATTGGTTCAATACGAATAAAGCCGTCTTCCAATCGGAGTTGAAGGAGCCGATGCTGGCCATCATTCGCCAGGTGACGGATGCCATGCTGGATTTTGCACCGGAGCATGTGCGGCCTGCGGAAAAGTCGCTGTTTCGCATTTATCGCGACACGCGTTTTGCCAATGACAAGCGGCCCTACAAGGATCATGTTGCCGCGTGGTGGACGCACACCGGCCTCGATAAGACATCTGGCGCGGGCTACTACTTTCACATTGCTGCCAAAGAGGTCACTATCGCCGCTGGCGTCTATATGCCGGAAAAAGAGCAACTGGCAGCCGTTCGCCACTGGCTGCTGGATCACCACGCGGAGTTTCGCGGGTTGCTCAACAAGCCTGCCGTGCGCAAGGCGTTTCGCGAGTTTGAGGGCAGCGCGCTTACCCGGCCGCCAAAGGGTTTTCCGGCAGATCATCCTGCGATCGATTTGATCCAGTGCAGGCAGTGGGGGCTGGCGGCGACGCTGCCTGTGGAGGCTGCTCTGAGCCCAAAGTTCACAGCAGAACTGGTGCGTCATTTCAGGCTCGCCGCGCCGATGGTAGCTGCTTTAAATGCGCCGATTGCAGCGAGTGTGGAACCTCGCAAACCAGTCTTCTTTGCGCTGTCGGATCGGCCAAAAACGGCTAAAACCCGTTAA
- a CDS encoding HU family DNA-binding protein — MATGLTKTALIRLLAEKLELTNKQVGAFLETLAETAVKETKKNGVFIIPGIGRLVKAERKARVGRNPQTGAAIKIKAKTVVKFRVAKAAKDVIAPVKK, encoded by the coding sequence ATGGCAACAGGATTGACCAAGACAGCCCTTATTCGTCTCCTTGCTGAAAAGCTGGAGCTCACCAACAAGCAGGTTGGAGCCTTCCTTGAGACCCTGGCCGAGACTGCAGTTAAAGAGACCAAGAAGAACGGGGTATTCATCATCCCGGGTATCGGTCGTCTTGTAAAGGCAGAGCGCAAGGCCCGCGTTGGCCGCAACCCCCAGACCGGCGCCGCGATCAAGATCAAGGCAAAGACCGTGGTCAAGTTCCGCGTGGCCAAGGCTGCCAAGGACGTAATCGCACCAGTCAAGAAGTAA
- a CDS encoding M61 family metallopeptidase, with product MSFRLFQSNLRPIPAIFSVAALVLPLGLAVTPAAAESAKTPIQITADLTDASRKIYHAEVELPVKEGDVVLTTPKWIPGNHRPTGPVDDITGVVFTANGKTLTWRRDDSDLYQFHVTVPKGVTMLHAHLDCIATERISQKMAVLEWEKLLLYPANTPVRDIAIQPSLKVPNGWGVGTALAPVAGGSYPVPAAGATTKFEVTNVEQLEDSPIITGEYFHEFALAPEVSPKHYIDVVSDAPEDSNLRPSVLAELNNLVREASTVYASHHYRVYHFLLTLSDVAGGEGLEHGQSSDNGVGEKGFADDAHQLAESDLLAHEFTHSWNGKYRRPFNLYQTDFNAIEQGSLLWVYEGMTQYLGNVLAARSGLKSQAQYRDILAMSAAQLDYKPGREWRTTEDTAIAASILRGGNPAWSNWKRGQDYYQEGELLWLDADTLIRKQTENKKSLDDFQKIFLAKGGETGPDIVTYNREELIKDLNEVTPYDWAKFLHERIDLINPRADLDGIERGGYRLVYHDKPSKSERTMASAGGRRGGLNVWYSLGVRVSGEGMISDVRWNGPADKARLAPGYKIIAVNGNVFSGDALKAAIKAAKGTSAPIQLIVQADTFVSSFNIDYHDGERYPVLERIDGTPTYLDDITAPRTTPEKAPVEKDKKDDE from the coding sequence ATGTCTTTTCGCCTATTCCAATCAAATTTGAGGCCAATTCCGGCCATTTTTTCTGTTGCCGCGCTTGTTTTGCCCCTTGGCCTGGCTGTAACCCCGGCTGCGGCGGAGTCGGCCAAGACGCCGATCCAGATCACGGCAGACCTTACAGACGCGTCGCGAAAGATTTATCACGCTGAGGTTGAGCTGCCGGTAAAAGAAGGCGATGTTGTGCTGACGACTCCAAAGTGGATTCCCGGCAACCATCGTCCGACGGGCCCGGTAGACGACATTACCGGCGTGGTTTTTACCGCGAACGGCAAGACCCTGACATGGCGGCGTGATGACTCTGACCTCTACCAGTTCCACGTTACGGTGCCAAAGGGCGTGACGATGTTGCACGCGCACCTGGACTGCATTGCAACCGAACGCATCTCGCAGAAGATGGCGGTGCTGGAGTGGGAGAAGCTGCTGCTTTATCCGGCCAATACTCCGGTACGCGATATTGCCATTCAGCCATCGCTGAAGGTTCCCAATGGCTGGGGTGTCGGTACGGCGCTGGCACCGGTTGCCGGCGGATCGTATCCGGTTCCGGCGGCTGGTGCGACGACGAAGTTTGAAGTGACGAATGTGGAGCAGCTTGAGGATTCGCCTATCATCACGGGCGAATATTTCCACGAATTCGCGCTGGCTCCGGAGGTTTCGCCGAAGCATTACATCGATGTTGTATCCGATGCGCCAGAAGACTCCAATCTGCGCCCCTCGGTACTGGCGGAGTTGAACAATCTCGTTCGTGAGGCCAGCACGGTCTATGCCTCGCACCACTATCGCGTCTACCACTTTCTACTGACGCTCTCGGATGTGGCTGGCGGCGAAGGGCTGGAGCATGGGCAGTCCTCGGATAACGGCGTTGGCGAAAAGGGATTTGCCGATGATGCACATCAGTTAGCCGAGTCGGATCTGCTGGCGCACGAATTCACGCATAGCTGGAACGGAAAGTACCGCCGTCCATTCAACCTTTATCAGACGGATTTTAATGCGATAGAGCAGGGTTCGCTGCTGTGGGTTTACGAAGGCATGACGCAGTACCTGGGCAATGTGCTGGCGGCACGCAGCGGGCTCAAGTCGCAGGCTCAGTATCGCGACATCCTGGCCATGTCGGCTGCCCAACTGGACTACAAGCCAGGTCGCGAATGGCGCACGACGGAAGATACGGCGATCGCGGCCAGCATTCTTCGCGGAGGCAATCCCGCGTGGTCCAACTGGAAGCGTGGGCAGGATTACTACCAGGAAGGCGAATTGCTCTGGCTGGATGCGGATACGCTGATTCGCAAGCAGACGGAGAACAAGAAGTCGCTGGATGATTTCCAGAAGATTTTCCTGGCCAAGGGCGGTGAGACCGGTCCAGATATCGTGACCTATAACCGCGAGGAATTGATCAAGGATCTGAACGAAGTTACGCCTTACGATTGGGCGAAGTTCCTGCACGAACGCATCGACCTAATCAATCCACGCGCGGATCTGGACGGAATCGAGCGGGGCGGATATCGCCTGGTTTACCACGATAAGCCGAGCAAGTCGGAGCGTACGATGGCTTCGGCTGGTGGACGTCGCGGCGGACTGAACGTCTGGTACTCGCTCGGCGTGCGTGTCTCTGGAGAAGGCATGATCAGTGACGTGCGCTGGAATGGCCCCGCGGATAAAGCTCGTCTCGCGCCGGGCTATAAGATCATCGCTGTCAACGGAAACGTATTTTCAGGCGATGCGCTTAAGGCCGCAATCAAGGCCGCAAAAGGGACCAGCGCTCCAATTCAGTTGATTGTGCAGGCGGATACATTCGTGTCCTCATTCAACATCGACTATCACGATGGCGAGCGCTATCCAGTGCTGGAGCGGATCGATGGAACTCCCACGTATCTGGATGACATTACGGCACCCAGGACTACGCCAGAAAAGGCACCAGTGGAGAAGGATAAGAAGGACGATGAATAG
- a CDS encoding methyltransferase family protein, whose translation MKASALEFRFRMLIILLIVLLGFLAPWGRYLHLGRLTTTWLWLGFQLGGLGLTSTAGIQIATGLTIAVAALAAALRVWGTAYLGTSTVNNAEMKAGQVMADGPYRYVRNPLYLGTWLMIAAISTLMSPSGAAVTLVLLAIFLFRLILGEEAFLARQLGESYLAYKKSVPRLLPSLRARVARGGRSPRWSFALLSEISALGIFVSFAALSWQYNAQLLDQAVLVSFGISLVTRALLQNNSGTQQAIG comes from the coding sequence ATGAAGGCGAGCGCGTTAGAGTTCCGGTTTCGCATGTTGATTATTTTGTTGATCGTTCTCCTGGGCTTTTTAGCGCCCTGGGGCCGCTACCTGCACCTTGGCCGCTTGACCACAACATGGCTCTGGCTAGGCTTTCAATTGGGAGGCCTGGGTCTCACGTCGACAGCGGGAATTCAAATCGCGACCGGACTGACGATTGCCGTCGCCGCCTTGGCTGCAGCGCTGCGCGTCTGGGGCACAGCTTATCTCGGCACCTCCACGGTGAACAACGCGGAGATGAAGGCCGGGCAAGTCATGGCCGACGGCCCATACCGCTACGTGCGCAATCCGCTCTATCTGGGGACATGGCTGATGATCGCGGCCATCTCCACTCTCATGTCCCCATCGGGAGCAGCGGTCACCCTGGTATTGCTGGCTATTTTTCTTTTCAGGCTCATTCTGGGAGAAGAGGCATTTCTGGCCAGGCAACTCGGAGAATCGTACCTGGCCTACAAAAAGTCTGTGCCGCGGCTGCTGCCCTCTCTGCGGGCGCGCGTTGCTCGTGGCGGCCGGTCGCCACGCTGGAGCTTTGCCTTGCTGAGCGAGATCAGCGCTCTGGGAATATTCGTGAGCTTTGCTGCTTTGAGTTGGCAATACAACGCCCAGCTATTGGATCAGGCGGTGCTGGTGAGCTTTGGAATCTCACTGGTCACACGAGCCCTGCTGCAAAATAACTCCGGAACGCAGCAGGCCATTGGGTAG
- the ruvA gene encoding Holliday junction branch migration protein RuvA, whose translation MIAHLRGKLIHKQPGQAIVEAAGVGYDVTISVPTFTALPAVGGEAALHIHTQVREDQIALFGFLERDEKRLFERLISVTGVGPKLAITLLSGLSAERAVSAIRAQDHASLTRIPGVGKKLAERLVLELKDKLDDFAAAPVPSSVHGAAVEDVLSALTNLGYQRPAAEKAIQHAVDKEAALAGDFDGLFRAALKIIR comes from the coding sequence ATGATCGCTCACCTGCGCGGCAAACTCATTCATAAGCAACCGGGCCAGGCCATTGTTGAGGCTGCAGGCGTGGGTTACGACGTGACCATCTCCGTGCCGACATTTACGGCGTTACCTGCGGTGGGCGGCGAGGCTGCTCTGCACATTCACACCCAGGTGCGCGAGGATCAGATTGCGCTTTTCGGCTTTCTGGAGCGCGACGAAAAGCGGCTCTTCGAGCGGCTGATTTCGGTGACCGGCGTTGGACCCAAGTTGGCGATTACGCTGTTGAGCGGGCTCTCGGCAGAACGCGCCGTTTCCGCGATTCGCGCCCAGGACCACGCTTCCCTGACCCGCATTCCGGGCGTGGGCAAAAAGCTGGCCGAGCGGCTGGTGCTGGAGCTGAAAGACAAGCTGGACGATTTCGCTGCGGCTCCAGTTCCCTCCAGCGTGCATGGAGCGGCAGTCGAGGACGTGCTTTCGGCGCTGACGAATCTTGGTTACCAGAGGCCAGCGGCGGAAAAGGCAATCCAGCATGCGGTGGATAAAGAGGCTGCATTGGCTGGCGATTTCGATGGACTCTTCCGTGCGGCTTTGAAAATTATTCGGTAG
- a CDS encoding DUF4260 domain-containing protein, which produces MTMQENTPRSTAIASPLIWLLRLEGLAVTVISVLLYAQVHARTGASWMLFGVLWLAPDLSALAYLAGPRWGARGYNAIHSYLLPSAMVVLALALPRAALLPYALIWFNHIGVDRFLGFGLKYSTGFGMTHLTRLGK; this is translated from the coding sequence ATGACTATGCAGGAGAACACCCCACGCTCTACCGCTATTGCTTCACCGCTGATATGGCTTTTGCGGTTGGAAGGCCTGGCTGTCACCGTGATCAGCGTGCTGCTGTATGCACAGGTTCATGCCCGAACGGGAGCGAGCTGGATGCTTTTCGGTGTCCTTTGGCTGGCGCCGGATCTGAGCGCTCTTGCCTACCTGGCAGGTCCACGGTGGGGAGCGCGTGGCTATAACGCGATTCACTCCTACCTGCTGCCGTCAGCGATGGTCGTGCTCGCCCTGGCGCTGCCGCGAGCGGCACTGCTTCCCTATGCGCTCATCTGGTTCAACCACATCGGTGTGGATCGATTCCTGGGATTTGGTTTGAAGTATTCAACGGGGTTTGGCATGACGCATTTGACGCGTCTCGGGAAATAG